The nucleotide sequence CAAGCAGCAATGGCACAATTGCCAGAATCCGTACAGCAACAAGGCGTCGTCGTTCAGCAAAAATCTACCGCTATCCTGCAGTTTGTTACGTTAACATCCAAAAATGGCGAATACGATGGTTTATTCCTCGACAGTTATGCCACGATTAACATGCAAGATGAACTGTCTCGTTTGCCTGGAGTAGGTAACGTCATTATCTTTGGTTCAGGTGCCTATGCCATGCGAATCTGGCTGGACCCACAAAAAATGTTCGCTTTTTCTTTGAATCCACGTGACGTTCTTAATGCGATCAGCAATCAAAACAAGGAAGTGTCTGCAGGTCAAATCGCGGCGCCCCCTGTAGTAGGCCAACAACCTTATCAATTTACTGTTAATGTCCCTGGCCAACTTGCCAATCCAGAAGAATTTGCCAACATCATCATCAAAAGCTCAGGGACGGATCCCAATGAAAGAGCTGATGCGAGTAGTGCCGCACAAATTGTGCGTATTCGGGATGTAGGCCGAGTCGAGCTTGGTTCTTCCAGTTATAGTCAGCTAGCTAAACTCAATGGCAAACCAACCGCAGCTATAGGGATATTCCAACTTCCCGGAGCTAACGCTTTGGAAGTAGCCGAAGAAGTGCGTAAAACCGTTGCTAAAATGGCAAAAAAATTCCCGCCAGGGATGGAATATTCTATTCCCTTTGATACAACCATGTTCGTAAAAGCCTCGGTGACCGAAGTTTATAAGACACTCTTTGAGGCAGGCATTTTAGTCTTACTGGTCATTGTGGTTTTCTTACAAAATTTCCGTGCTACGCTAGTACCAGCCACCACGGTACCAGTCACTATTATTGGTACTTTCTTTGCCATGTTCTTATTGGGTTACAGCATCAATTTATTAACCCTGTTTGCCCTGGTCTTGGCTATTGGTATTGTGGTAGACGACGCAATTGTTATTGTTGAAGGGGTTACACAACATATTGAAAGAGGCATGCCACCCAAAGAGGCTGCCATTGAAGCAATGCGTGAATTATTTGGGCCAATTCTTGGTATTACCCTGGTACTCATGGCCGTTTTTGTGCCCGCCGGATTTATGCCCGGTTTAACTGGTGCGATGTATGCTCAATTTGCTTTAGTCATCGCTGCAACGGCCTTCATTAGTGCGATCAACGCCATGACATTGAAACCGACTCAATGTGCTTTATGGCTGAAACCGATTGATCCAGATAAACCCAAAAATATTTTCTTTCGTGCCTTCGATCGCTTTTATAACCCTATCGAAGCCTCTTATATACGATTCATGGATCGGCTTGTACATCACACGAATAAAGTTTGTCTCCTCGGTGTTTTGTTAGTTGCTATTGCGATTGGCGGTATCAGCCTTATTCCGACAGGTTTTATTCCCATAGAAGATCAGGGCTATCTCATTTTAAACGTCCTCTTACCTGATGGGGCAACCCTCGGGCGCACGGAAACTGTTTTGGATGAATTAAGTAAAAAAGTTTCCACAGTTCCCGGTGTTGCGAACGTCATTAGCATTGATGGTATTTCTCTTCTCGATAATAACGCCAACCTGGCTAATGCGGGTGTCGTGTATATCATATTCAAAGATTGGAGTGTCCGTGGAAAAGGAGAGGATTTAAAATCACTTTATACTAGGTTTAGCGAAATTGCCGCACAAACATTAAATGCCAAAGTATTAGTCGTTGTACCGCCCCCGATTCAAGGCTTGGGCTTATCAGGCGGTTTCCAAATGCAGGTAGAAATGCAAGATGGCAGTTTTGATTACCTCAAACTACAAAAAGTTACTGATCAGTTGGTGAAGCAAGGGAATGCCCTGCCCGAATTACAAAAAGTGATGACTTCTTTTCGTGCTGCTGTACCGCAAGTTTCCGCGCCAATCAATCGTTCCAAGGCAGAGTCCTTAGGTGTCTCTGTGGGTTCCGCATTTGATACTTTACAAACTTATCTCGGCTCCTCTTATGTAAATCTTTTTACCAAATTTGGCCAGGTATTTCAGGTCTATGTACAAGCAGACGCTTCTTCACGTACAAGTATAGAGGATGTGCGCAATTATTATGTAAAAAATCAGTATGGTGGCATGGTTCCTCTTGGCACATTAACAGATATCAATCCAACTATCGGGCCAGCACTGATTTCCCTTTATAATCTCTATCCATCGAGCAGCATTAATGGCATTGCAGCAGCAGGCTATAGTTCGGGACAAGCCATTCAAACCCTGGAGCAATTGGCGCATAAAATTTTGCCCGGAGGCCTCTCTTTTGAGTGGACATCCACTGCTTACCAGGAAAAAGTAGCGGGCAATGTCAGTTATCTTATTTTTATCATGTCATTGATTTTGGTGTATATGATTTTAGCTGGGCAATACGAAAACTGGCTTGTACCAGCCTCAATTATTCTTAGCGTCCCTTTAACACTGATAGGAACAGTAATCGCGTTATCCAGCCTGGGGCTCGATAACAATATGTATACGCAGATAGGGTTGTTGTTGTTAATTGCTTTAGCAACCAAGAATGCGATTCTGATTGTTGAGGTCGCCCATGAGCAACGACAAATTCACCGCAAACCCATTATGGAGGCTGCGGTATTAGGAGCAAAAACACGTTTTCGCCCTATTTTAATGACTTCTTTTGCCTTCATTATGGGGGTGTTGCCTTTGGTCTTTGCCACTGGTGCCGGTGCCAATGCAAGGCGCTCCATTGGTGTGGCCGTATGCAGCGGCATGTTAGCGTCTACCTGCCTTGCGGTGGTCTTTGTGCCCGTGTTTTACGTATTGTTACAAACCTGGCAAGAGAAGCGGCATATGAAAAAGAAAGGGGTAAAAGCGACAGCAGAGTAAGAAGTAAGCAGGATCAACTCTGCTTTTCTTCTTTCCTTTCATTTTCGAGCGATTCCCGGTCATGGTGTTACTTAAACTCCTCTCTTATCAAATTCATTTATTAAGCAAGTTTTTTTAAAAAAAGCACCAAAATGGATGATAATCACGCACAATACCGCTAAAAACAAACTCATTGACTAATTAATTTTCATTTTAAATGAAAAAAATTTATTTATCTTAAGCTTTCCTTAAGGTTTATTTCAGAAAACCTTGATAAAGTATAAGTAATCTAAATTAACTAAAGTGATCGATATGAGTGCACAAAGTACGCCTAAAATGTCGCAGCTATTAAGCAACAGCTTCTTTGGCGGTCATCGTTTGCCTCGTAAAATCACACAAACCGAGATACATGAGTCCGTAGCTGTTCCGGTCGCTCAACTTGAACAAACTATTCGAGATGTTCAATCCAAGTATCCATCGGAAGCTAAAGAAAAAGCATTGAATTCGATGCAAGAGATTTTGAATGCTTGCTTACAGCCTTCAAATCCAATGAATGTGTTTGGTAGTTAAACACTTCGCAATGCATTTGCAAAAGTCTTAACTCTATTCCAGTTATATTGGTATAATCATGCCATGAAAATCAGGCCTTTGTTGTTTTCATTCATTGTTTATACCTCCTTCATTGTTAGTTCACAATCAGGCTCCCCAGTAAACTCCGCAGAAAGGATCCGTTCTTTGCCAGGCCTTGGTAAAATTAACGAACTGCAATTAGCAGGCTATCTCCCACTTTCAGGTCCCGATTGTGTCGGCTACCAATGCCACAACAAAACGGGTAATTTATTTTATTGGTTTGTTGCAAGTCCTACCCATTCTACAAAAACGCCCATTGTCTTATGGCTGAACGGCGGCCCTGGCGCTGCAAGTTTATATGGTTTTTTTATGGAAAATGGTCCTTATACAGTCCAAAAAAATGGCCATCTTGCAAAAAGACAATACTCATGGACAAAACAGGCCGATTATTTGGTGATTGATCAACCTGCTGGTGTCGGGTTTTCTTATGGCAATCATTCCAGTTATGCCAATGAAGCGGAAGCCATGGATCAGCTTTATCATGCTTTAAAACTATTTTTTCAACGTTATCCCCAATTTTCGGCACAACCTTTCTACCTTGCTGGTGAATCCTATGCCGGGAAATACTTGCCGCAACTGGCAATCCGTATTTTAGCCGGCAATACCCATGCTCAAAAAATCCAATTAAAAGGACTTTTAATCGGTGATGGTTGGGTGAATCCCCGTTTACAACAAGCCGCTAATATTGATTTTGCCTATACACACGGACTCATTGATAAACAGGCACAGACTAAAGTCAAAACGCTTTATCAGCAGTGTATAAAAGAAATTGATAAAAAAAACCCTTCAAGTCGCCGTGCCAATCAAGTCTGCGAAAAAATTCAAAAGTTTATAAAAAAAACAAGCGGCAACCTTAATTTGGCAAATATAGCAACAGCTACCGAACCAGATGATAGAGCGATGCTTCACTATTTAAATCGTCCTGCTGTACGTAGAGCCTTACATAGTGATCCACGCGTGAAAAAATACAAAACCTTCAGCAAAATAGCTGCAGATAGTCTTGAAATCGGTGAACAGGACTCCGTTGCCAATCTTTATCCCCGTATACTGTCTGCTGGTATTCCTGTGTGGATATACAACGGCCTTGACGATGGAAAAGATTCTAATTTCATGAGCACTGATTTATGGCTTGCAGCATTGAATTGGCCTGGTAAAAAGCCCTTTGCCCAAGCATCGACCTGCGTATGGCATACTGACGGTCAGGTTGCCGGCTATGTTAAAACAGCTGCCGGGCTAACTCAGATCAAAATTCGTGGTGCCGGCCATCTAGCACCTATTGATCAACCCGCAAGATTATTCGATTTGTTTAATCACTTTATTCACCAACAACCACTTTGTTAGCGTTCTCTGATAACCTAATTCCCTGAATAAAAAAAATTTTTATTATTTTTAAGTTTTTTAAAGCTATTCATTGAAATTTAGTATTAAATATGGAAATTCAAATTATTTAACGACGTGATAAGTCTATTTGAGCTGTTAACCGTTAACTTGACTGCTTGAAGGACAACCTGTTATGGATATTAGGTTAAAAATTTATAATGAATCAAACTAGATATAGATTGCCATTTTTAATTGTTATTGTTCTTTTTCTCCTGTTGCACCTCTTCTTCCTGCTATCGGCCAATTTATTAGTTGAAGAAGCGTATTATTGGAATTATGCGAATCATCTTGATTTCAGTTTTCTCGATCACCCGCCAATGGTTGCCCTCTTAATTAAATTAGGAACATCCCTTTTGGGAACCAATGAATGGGGGGTGCGCTTTGCTACAATCCCTTGTTGGATTTTGACAGGGTATTTTAGCTTTAAGCTCACCAACTCAATAAAGAGAGGAGCTGGTATTTATGCTATTGCGCTCTTGTCAGTCCTTCCTTTTTTCTTTATTCATTCGCATATCATTACTCCAGATATCCCTCTCATCCTTAGCTGGTCGGCAACGCTTTATTATCTCTACCAGGCTTTGGTCCTGGAGCAATCCAAAAAATGGTATTTGGCAGGACTCTGGCTTGGCCTGGGGCTGCTTTCCAAATACACCATCGTTTTGCTTGGGCTTGCGACCGTCACCTATTTAATTTTAGAGCCTGGTTCGCGCAAGTGGTTCTTTCGTAAAGAACCTTACCTTTGTGCATTAATCAGTGTGCTCCTGTTTTTCCCTGTTATTTATTGGAATGCTACTCATCAATGGGCCTCCTTCCAATTTCAGAGCACGCGACGACTGCAAGAGCATTACACCTTTTCCTTGCATATATTGATTGGATTATTGCTGGTATTTTTAACTCCTGCCGGTGTTTTTGGAGGATGGCTTTTATATACCAAAGAGCACGCTAAAAACCTCATAACCACGAAAACAAAACGCTTTCTTCAAGTGTATACAACCGTACCCCTGTTATTTTTTTCATTGTTTAGTCTGTGTCATGTAATCAAGGTTAATTGGATTGGCCCCAGTCTGCTGGCAATGATTCCCTGGTTTTCGATCCTAATCGCCCACGACCAAAAAATAATTGGTTTATCGACCCGTAAAAGTTGGATAACAACCTGCGCTGTATTATTATTTTGTTACAGCGGAATACTTTATTGTATTTTTTCAGGCAAACCACAAACACTTAACCACTATTTATTTCCTAAAGTAATTCATTGGGATGAGTTCACCTGGCAACTGCATCGACTTGCCGATACCGTAGAAAGTAAAAATCATGACACGCCCATCATCGTGCCGCTGGATGTTTATAACATTGGCAGCGAGTTTAACTTTTACCAGCAAAAGTTGCTGGAACATCAGCAAATCGATTCGTCCTATCAGGTTATTGGTTCCCATGTTTTTGGATTAAATAGTTTAATGTATCAATATTGGGGCAGTGCCGATGAAACGAAGGGAAGGCTTTTGCTTTTAATTTCCAGAGAGTTATATCGCTTTAAGTATATTAATAATACAGTCTCTAGCTCACCGGTTTTGGAGTTATCCGATTACAACCAAGATCATAAGGACAGTGCAGTTAAATTTTATTATCAACTGGTCAAAATGGGCTAACCTTGCAGCGCGAAACCCCTGGATTCCCGTCTGTACAGAAAGGACAATGTCTTCCCGCGAAAGCGGGAATACTTCACAAACAAAGCGAGTAAGTAGGCAGATTTGCCTAACAGTTAAATTACTAA is from Legionella donaldsonii and encodes:
- a CDS encoding efflux RND transporter permease subunit translates to MISKFFIERPVLANVIALLLVFLGLIAIIVLPVSQYPAIVPPTIQVTTNYPGADAKTLINTVALPIEQQVNGVENMLYMQSTSTNSGNYTLIVTFAIGTDLNFAQVLVQNRVQAAMAQLPESVQQQGVVVQQKSTAILQFVTLTSKNGEYDGLFLDSYATINMQDELSRLPGVGNVIIFGSGAYAMRIWLDPQKMFAFSLNPRDVLNAISNQNKEVSAGQIAAPPVVGQQPYQFTVNVPGQLANPEEFANIIIKSSGTDPNERADASSAAQIVRIRDVGRVELGSSSYSQLAKLNGKPTAAIGIFQLPGANALEVAEEVRKTVAKMAKKFPPGMEYSIPFDTTMFVKASVTEVYKTLFEAGILVLLVIVVFLQNFRATLVPATTVPVTIIGTFFAMFLLGYSINLLTLFALVLAIGIVVDDAIVIVEGVTQHIERGMPPKEAAIEAMRELFGPILGITLVLMAVFVPAGFMPGLTGAMYAQFALVIAATAFISAINAMTLKPTQCALWLKPIDPDKPKNIFFRAFDRFYNPIEASYIRFMDRLVHHTNKVCLLGVLLVAIAIGGISLIPTGFIPIEDQGYLILNVLLPDGATLGRTETVLDELSKKVSTVPGVANVISIDGISLLDNNANLANAGVVYIIFKDWSVRGKGEDLKSLYTRFSEIAAQTLNAKVLVVVPPPIQGLGLSGGFQMQVEMQDGSFDYLKLQKVTDQLVKQGNALPELQKVMTSFRAAVPQVSAPINRSKAESLGVSVGSAFDTLQTYLGSSYVNLFTKFGQVFQVYVQADASSRTSIEDVRNYYVKNQYGGMVPLGTLTDINPTIGPALISLYNLYPSSSINGIAAAGYSSGQAIQTLEQLAHKILPGGLSFEWTSTAYQEKVAGNVSYLIFIMSLILVYMILAGQYENWLVPASIILSVPLTLIGTVIALSSLGLDNNMYTQIGLLLLIALATKNAILIVEVAHEQRQIHRKPIMEAAVLGAKTRFRPILMTSFAFIMGVLPLVFATGAGANARRSIGVAVCSGMLASTCLAVVFVPVFYVLLQTWQEKRHMKKKGVKATAE
- a CDS encoding S10 family peptidase, encoding MPGLGKINELQLAGYLPLSGPDCVGYQCHNKTGNLFYWFVASPTHSTKTPIVLWLNGGPGAASLYGFFMENGPYTVQKNGHLAKRQYSWTKQADYLVIDQPAGVGFSYGNHSSYANEAEAMDQLYHALKLFFQRYPQFSAQPFYLAGESYAGKYLPQLAIRILAGNTHAQKIQLKGLLIGDGWVNPRLQQAANIDFAYTHGLIDKQAQTKVKTLYQQCIKEIDKKNPSSRRANQVCEKIQKFIKKTSGNLNLANIATATEPDDRAMLHYLNRPAVRRALHSDPRVKKYKTFSKIAADSLEIGEQDSVANLYPRILSAGIPVWIYNGLDDGKDSNFMSTDLWLAALNWPGKKPFAQASTCVWHTDGQVAGYVKTAAGLTQIKIRGAGHLAPIDQPARLFDLFNHFIHQQPLC
- a CDS encoding glycosyltransferase family 39 protein, with the translated sequence MNQTRYRLPFLIVIVLFLLLHLFFLLSANLLVEEAYYWNYANHLDFSFLDHPPMVALLIKLGTSLLGTNEWGVRFATIPCWILTGYFSFKLTNSIKRGAGIYAIALLSVLPFFFIHSHIITPDIPLILSWSATLYYLYQALVLEQSKKWYLAGLWLGLGLLSKYTIVLLGLATVTYLILEPGSRKWFFRKEPYLCALISVLLFFPVIYWNATHQWASFQFQSTRRLQEHYTFSLHILIGLLLVFLTPAGVFGGWLLYTKEHAKNLITTKTKRFLQVYTTVPLLFFSLFSLCHVIKVNWIGPSLLAMIPWFSILIAHDQKIIGLSTRKSWITTCAVLLFCYSGILYCIFSGKPQTLNHYLFPKVIHWDEFTWQLHRLADTVESKNHDTPIIVPLDVYNIGSEFNFYQQKLLEHQQIDSSYQVIGSHVFGLNSLMYQYWGSADETKGRLLLLISRELYRFKYINNTVSSSPVLELSDYNQDHKDSAVKFYYQLVKMG